One segment of Rhipicephalus sanguineus isolate Rsan-2018 chromosome 6, BIME_Rsan_1.4, whole genome shotgun sequence DNA contains the following:
- the LOC119395989 gene encoding uncharacterized protein LOC119395989 — translation MRLLNELSNVKQLLAASTSKKFVAALPGDCPDLPAKDFQEVLSLEKYLATDSHMEQMVEYYSRYGGTDPGHAVRTLLQNLLSKEAVLKFSWKGSQGRKHAFSELTAIVNFMLTLVRSSFPSASLEAVSGTTKRWLVGAVDRAGGRNERRHRGPV, via the exons ATGCGCCTTCTTAACGAGCTTTCCAACGTGAAGCAGCTGCTTGCTGCTTCAACTTCAAAGAAGTTCGTCGCGGCGCTACCTGGTGACTGCCCTGACCTTCCAGCAAAAGACTTCCAAGAGGTGTTGAGTTTGGAGAAGTACCTGGCTACAGATAGCCATATGGAGCAGATG GTGGAGTATTACTCGAGATATGGCGGCACAGATCCAGGCCATGCTGTTCGTACCCTCCTGCAGAACCTCCTATCAAAGGAAGCTGTCCTCAAGTTCAGCTGGAAGGGGTCGCAGGGAAGGAAACACGCCTTCTCCGAACTCACGGCCATCGTGAACTTCATGCTGA CATTGGTGAGGAGCAGCTTCCCATCTGCTTCGCTTGAAGCAGTGAGCGGAACAACAAAACGCTGGCTAGTCGGGGCGGTTGACAGAGCCGGCGGCCGAAACGAGAGGCGACACCGGGGACCCGTTTAG
- the LOC119397767 gene encoding uncharacterized protein LOC119397767, with the protein MTASRKERSLLFEMSMASMHREITCHRQVRSVHSRHNRRWKMLAYLVEDHADFIKHGRPLCKCSREDQEAAQCALTVISRDDEGWMNETYKHKTLPHWKNNSAFSPHDFLVCTLFF; encoded by the exons ATGACAGCGAGTCGGAAAGAGAGGTCTCTCCTGTTCGAG ATGTCAATGGCCAGCATGCACAGGGAGATCACTTGTCATCGCCAAGTACGCAGCGTTCACAGTCGTCACAACAGGCGCTGGAAG ATGCTGGCTTACCTAGTGGAGGACCACGCCGACTTCATCAAGCACGGCCGCCCGCTATGCAAATGCAGCAGAGAGGATCAG GAAGCCGCGCAGTGCGCCCTGACTGTGATCAGCAGAGACGACGAGGGATGGATGAACGAAACGTACAAG CACAAGACACTACCGCACTGGAAGAACAATTCAGCCTTTTCTCCGCACGATTTTCTGGTATGTACGTTGTTTTTCTAA